The Blastopirellula sediminis sequence TCATCTTGCGAAGAGTCGTCCAACCGTTTGGTCAAATCCCCTTCGCCTTGGGCGATGTCTTTCAACAACTCGACCGTTTGGCCAAGCGGGTAGGAAATCGAGTGGGAAACGTAGCAGGCGATGATCGTCAAAATGACCAGCAACAGTCCGATTCCGCCGGCCAACAGCCAACGAAATTGGGCGTAGCGGTTCAGCATGCTCGTCAGGTCGGTCGCAACGACGACGGCGCCGATGTTCTCTCCTCGATAGTCGAGCACCGGCGAGATGGCGATCTGATAAGAGCCGACGCGCTGAATCACTTGTTCAGTGGCGCTAAGGTCGAGAATTTCTGCGTCGATCAAAGCGTCGGTCAGTTCCGCATTCGACGTCATAACGCGGATATGACGCTCATCTAGCAGCGGATACTTTTCGCGATCGTTCAGTTTTGTCGCGACTGGCGCGAGTTTCGCATTCATGTAGACGGCGATATCGTCTTCTTCCCGATCCTGCGCCGTCATGATCACCGGCAAATAGTCCGAGAGAACTTCCACCGAGCCGAGATGCTCGCCAGCAGGACCGGTCACCGGAGCAATGCCCCGGATGGCGAATCCGCCGCGGCCGACTTCGATGCCGACGATCGGATCATGATCGCCGTCGTTGATGTCGACGATCGTCTGGCGGAAGTCGGAGATGTCGTCGCTGGTCGTTTGATCGCTCTTCCAAAGTCGCAACAGGCTGCGCCCGGTCGGCAGATGGAAGTGGAGATTAAAAGGGCGCCCGTCGGTCGCGGCGGCGTAGCCATCGGCGAACGGTGTGAACTCAGTACGTAACAGCTCGCGCGCTTCGGCCGAGCGGGGATCGTCAGCGTCCTCCATCGAGCCTTGATGGGCGATGGCGTACGCCGCTTGCACTTTCGGCGCCTGGCTGAAAAGCGACGCGAGGACCAGACAGCGTTCGGCGACTTGGCGCTCCTTCTGCTGAATGTCCGTCAGCTTGGCGACGGTCGTATCGATCCGGTTGCGGTCGGTCTCGGCGTAGAACATGTAGTCCAGCGAGACGAATGCGACCAGCGAAACGACCGCGACGGACGTGATGATCGGCACGAGAATACGATTACGAATCTTCACGTTTTGGATTCCTTCGGATGGCTGCGGAAATCAGTTCACCAAACCAGATGCGCGGGCCAAGCGGGCCGGCGTCTGGCAAAGATAGCACCCCATTTTGGGCGAGGACTCCTGCCGAGATGGCTGGGGAGCGGCCGACAGGGCGCAGTCGACAAAGCCGGAAAACGTGGTGCAGCCGTATTACGCAGCGCTGACTTTAGGACGGGATAATCGCAGATATTCCGCTGTTGGCGGGGTCTGGACGCACGCGTGCGACTTGCCGCATCTTTTGCGCGGATTCGGTGGAAACGGCGTATCGAGAAGCGCATTCCGCGTGATGACGTAGGTCAGGTCTCGGCCTGACGCTCTCCGCTCATTCCTCATCCGACTCGCGGCGATGCGCATGGGCGAAGAATTCCTTGTGCACTTCCAACAGCCGCGCAAGCTCCTTCTCCGGCTCCTGGTGATCGTCCACTCGCAGATCAATGTAACGATCATTGCCGCCGTAGCCCGCGCCAGCCCGGTAGACCATCAGCGCCGCCGATTGTTTGCCTCGTTTGTCCCCGCCGGCGGCGACTCCGGCACCGAGGGCCGCCGCCAACCAGTCGCCCAGTTCCCCTTCGCCGCTTTCGCGGGCGGCGCGGTAACTGTCCGCCATCGCTTTCAGCACCTCTTCGCCGGTTAGCAGATTTCCCTGCACGGCGAAGTTCTCACCAACGATCTGTCCGGCCCATGCGTCGCAGCCGGCGCCGGTATAGCTGGCGACTCTTCCTTGGGAGTCGACGATCCCAAGTTGGCGAAAGTCTCTCCCCGGATCGGCGGTCGTCAGCAGTTCGACCACTTCGCTCGCCGACTTTTCCTTCAGCAGTTCCAGTCCCAGCGGACCATAGGCGGTGTTGGCGTGCGACTGCGTCGCGATCGCGCCGACGCCTGCTTTTCCCCAGGGAACGATGCAGCCGACGCCGAGCACCTTGCTCGCCACTGCGACCCCCAGATCGCCGTTCTTCGGGTCATAGGCGACGATCGAAAGCGTGTTGGCGGGAGGATCATCGGATGGGAGCGACTCGCCGGCGTACGGTTCACGCGGACTCCGTAACAACGGCCAGGCGGCGAAAAAAAAGAGCGAGAGCGTCATAACGGCGAAGAGGATGCGAAGCATGGCGGTCAACTGTTGTAATAAGGAAGGTGATGTCTCAGCGAATTACGCGCGAACCGTAACGCGGCCGCCATTCTTTGCTAGTATAATCTGCCGACGTCCCGCAAGTTTCTAGGAGAATCGATAGTGAACTGGCCATTCCCGGATGAACCTAACGTTGTCTGCTTCACGAGCAAAAGTGTTGTCGAGGAAGGAGCTTGGATTCATTACGTCAGCCATGATGAAGAGGACGGGGCATGGCAGTTCCACTCTCTCGACGGCATTCCCGAAAGCGAATCGGACGCTCGCATCGTCTCGCTGCGTACTATGTTGCGAATTGACCCGCGATTGGCCGAAATCGCCGATCTGCCGCTCGGCTGGATCGCTTGGCGAGACTCCGTCGACGAACCTTGGAAACGCTGCCGAAGTCCGGAAGATTAGCCGTTCGGGTTACTGGTGAATGTCGTCCGTACGTACTTTCTTGTGCTTCTCAAAAAACTCCTGAATCGCCGCCGCCGTGGGACGCGCGTCGCCAATAAAAAAATCGTGCCCGCCGAGCATCGCTTGTTCGTCGAGCAAGTCGCCGTACAGCTTACGCGTCTTGTCGAACTCCCACGGCTGAAAGATATAATCGCTCTCGCTGTAGAGAAGCAGTTGCGGCATGTCCTGCCGTGAGATCTTCGGCCGCAGCAACCAGCGAAAGGTAAGCTGCAAATACGACCAGAAGGGAGAGTGGGTCAGCTGACTGGTAGTCCGCCGGACCACTTCCATGTTGGCCGTCTCGTGAAAGAAGAGGCGCTTCACTTGCTCTGGCGTTTTCGCCAGCGAAAGCACGCTGAACGTCAGCGCCGCTTTGAGAAACGCGAAGGGATAATCACGCAGCAGTCGGAGCGAAGTTCGCAGCGCTCCGTTCTGAGGGATCGGCGCCATCATTACCGTCGGGCGCCGCAGTTCGGGATATTTCTCCCGCGTCTCTTCCCATATCTCGCCCCCCATCGAATGAACGGCGACGATCCCGATTTGCAGCGGCTCTTCGCTCGCGGCCAGCGCCGTTCGAATCGCGACGAGCGCGTCTTTCATCCCTTCGGCGTAGGCCCCCATCCCGATGCAGTTTCGCCAAAAGCCTGCGTCTTGCGATTGCTGCTCGATCATCACCGCATGGATTCCCAACTGGTTCAGCGCGGCGATCAAGTCGAGAAAAGTCGCCCGGGTGTGCAGGATTCCATGATGCAAAACCACCACCTGCGAACGGCTCGCGCTTTCTGCGAGATGCAGACTATACGTCACGCGTAGCTTCGAGCTCGTTTTGACCGGGACCGGCTCCATCGGCAGACTCTTTCGGCAAGCGGACCAGGATCGTTGGCGGCGTCCCACCAAGGTAGCGGGCTGAAAAGTTGGCGTCCAGGAAAATCGGCGCCGGCCTGTGTGGCGCCGGGCGTTGCCAGAGAGTAGGGTAAACGAATCGCGGCATCCCCCGTCATGTCAAATCGTTCAGGAAGACTACCATGCGAAAGTCGACTCTCGTTGCGTTTGGGTTTTGCTCCCTTCTGATGACCTCAGTCACCATGGCGAAAGAGCCGGCCGCGTCGTCCAGCCAGGCGGAGACGCTGATGTGCGAGCGAGGCAAGCAGCTGCTCAATGACTCGTTTGCCACCGGCGTGAGCAAACCTTGGCGAGCCGCCAAAGGAAAATGGGAAGCGGTCGACGGCGCGACGCAAGGTTCAGAACTGACGGAAGACATGCATGGCGCGGTCATTCGAGCCAATCTGAAGCAACGCAACGTGGTGGTTCAATACTCCTTCAAGCTGGAAGGCGCCAAGACGACGACGCTCAGCATCAACGACGCGAAAGGGCACAACTCGCGCGTCATCGTGAACGCACAAGGATTCACCCTCCGCAAAGATGACCACGACCATGCCGGCCCCGACAAAGCGGCGACGCTGCAAACGGTCAAAACGGCGATCGCGCCCAACGAGTGGCACACGCTGGTCGTCGAACTGAACGGTCCCGAGTTCCTGGCCCGACTCGATGGCAAACAAGTCGGCTACGGTTCGCACGAAGCGATCGACGTCGACAAAACCAACTTCGGCCTGACCGTCAGCGGCGAATCGGTCTCGTTCAAAGACTTCGGTGTTTGGGAAGCGACGCCGAAATCAGACTGGGCGTCGACGAA is a genomic window containing:
- a CDS encoding DUF2185 domain-containing protein; this encodes MNWPFPDEPNVVCFTSKSVVEEGAWIHYVSHDEEDGAWQFHSLDGIPESESDARIVSLRTMLRIDPRLAEIADLPLGWIAWRDSVDEPWKRCRSPED
- a CDS encoding methyl-accepting chemotaxis protein is translated as MKIRNRILVPIITSVAVVSLVAFVSLDYMFYAETDRNRIDTTVAKLTDIQQKERQVAERCLVLASLFSQAPKVQAAYAIAHQGSMEDADDPRSAEARELLRTEFTPFADGYAAATDGRPFNLHFHLPTGRSLLRLWKSDQTTSDDISDFRQTIVDINDGDHDPIVGIEVGRGGFAIRGIAPVTGPAGEHLGSVEVLSDYLPVIMTAQDREEDDIAVYMNAKLAPVATKLNDREKYPLLDERHIRVMTSNAELTDALIDAEILDLSATEQVIQRVGSYQIAISPVLDYRGENIGAVVVATDLTSMLNRYAQFRWLLAGGIGLLLVILTIIACYVSHSISYPLGQTVELLKDIAQGEGDLTKRLDDSSQDEIGELSRWFNTFIAKLQGIVAELSLNTHTLASSSAVLSDTATQLASGAEETTHQSSDVAAASEQMSMTMSSMAAASDEMTMKIRYVASATEEMTTCIAEIAKNAADASTVAGEAANLAHASDVTITELGEAATDIGKVIQVIQEIAEQTNLLALNATIEAARAGEAGKGFAVVASEVKDLAKQTAIATEEIRAKILGIQGSSDNAVESIQQITGVVRRVHEISRTIASAVEEQNVTTREIATNISQTSNATESIATGIAQSAQASGEISRNINGVSRSNLQTSQGAQQTRTAGRELSDLAANLRALVGQFKI
- a CDS encoding alpha/beta fold hydrolase; the protein is MEPVPVKTSSKLRVTYSLHLAESASRSQVVVLHHGILHTRATFLDLIAALNQLGIHAVMIEQQSQDAGFWRNCIGMGAYAEGMKDALVAIRTALAASEEPLQIGIVAVHSMGGEIWEETREKYPELRRPTVMMAPIPQNGALRTSLRLLRDYPFAFLKAALTFSVLSLAKTPEQVKRLFFHETANMEVVRRTTSQLTHSPFWSYLQLTFRWLLRPKISRQDMPQLLLYSESDYIFQPWEFDKTRKLYGDLLDEQAMLGGHDFFIGDARPTAAAIQEFFEKHKKVRTDDIHQ
- a CDS encoding DUF1028 domain-containing protein, which translates into the protein MLRILFAVMTLSLFFFAAWPLLRSPREPYAGESLPSDDPPANTLSIVAYDPKNGDLGVAVASKVLGVGCIVPWGKAGVGAIATQSHANTAYGPLGLELLKEKSASEVVELLTTADPGRDFRQLGIVDSQGRVASYTGAGCDAWAGQIVGENFAVQGNLLTGEEVLKAMADSYRAARESGEGELGDWLAAALGAGVAAGGDKRGKQSAALMVYRAGAGYGGNDRYIDLRVDDHQEPEKELARLLEVHKEFFAHAHRRESDEE